Proteins from a single region of Labedella gwakjiensis:
- a CDS encoding ABC transporter permease, which produces MNAVDLVGSAVSNTFRAKTRTILTILAIFVGAFTLTLTQGLGTGINAYIDDTVTAVGASDVMTVTKPSETATTIGDSDDGPAEYDPDAVASGGAGGAPGSTVVALTPDDLDTLEGIDGVLEVEATKSISADYVEGADDTKYVASVGSLVAGQSIQLTAGEQPDGSTDDFQVVLPVSYVDALGYDDDADAVGKTVTLAVTDAVGTQHTVEATVVGVAESSIASATGASIVPNTALTDELYTLQNTGLPTEQTERYAQASVWFAEDATDADITALKDRLADDGYSGVTVADQLGTIKTVIDGIVLVLNAFAIIALLAASFGIVNTLLMSVQERTREIGLMKAMGMGSGKVFGLFSLEATFIGFLGSAIGVVIAMLAGSVISSALSTTLLADLPGLTLIAFDPISIAVVIVVIMVIAFLAGTLPAARAAKADPVESLRYE; this is translated from the coding sequence ATGAACGCCGTGGACCTCGTCGGCTCGGCCGTCTCGAACACGTTCAGGGCCAAGACGCGCACGATCCTCACGATCCTGGCGATCTTCGTCGGCGCCTTCACCCTCACCCTCACGCAGGGCCTCGGCACCGGCATCAACGCGTACATCGACGACACGGTGACGGCCGTCGGCGCGTCCGACGTCATGACGGTCACGAAGCCGTCGGAGACGGCCACCACCATCGGCGACTCCGACGACGGGCCGGCCGAGTACGACCCGGACGCCGTGGCGAGCGGCGGGGCCGGCGGGGCCCCGGGTTCGACGGTCGTGGCCCTCACTCCCGACGACCTCGACACGCTCGAGGGGATCGACGGTGTCCTCGAGGTGGAGGCGACGAAGTCGATCTCCGCGGACTACGTCGAGGGGGCCGACGACACGAAGTACGTCGCGAGTGTCGGCAGTCTCGTGGCCGGGCAGTCGATCCAGCTGACGGCGGGCGAGCAGCCGGACGGCTCGACGGACGACTTCCAGGTGGTCCTCCCCGTGTCCTACGTCGACGCGCTCGGCTACGACGACGACGCCGACGCTGTCGGGAAGACCGTCACGCTGGCCGTGACGGACGCCGTGGGAACGCAGCACACGGTGGAGGCGACCGTGGTCGGTGTCGCGGAATCGTCCATCGCCTCCGCGACGGGCGCGAGCATCGTGCCCAACACGGCCCTCACGGACGAGCTGTACACCCTGCAGAACACCGGTCTGCCCACCGAGCAGACCGAGCGTTACGCGCAAGCGAGCGTCTGGTTCGCGGAGGATGCGACGGACGCCGACATCACGGCGCTCAAGGACCGGCTCGCCGACGACGGGTACTCCGGCGTGACGGTCGCCGACCAGCTCGGCACGATCAAGACCGTCATCGACGGCATCGTGCTCGTGCTCAACGCGTTCGCCATCATCGCCCTGCTCGCCGCGAGCTTCGGCATCGTCAACACCCTGCTCATGTCGGTGCAGGAACGGACGCGTGAGATCGGGCTCATGAAGGCGATGGGCATGGGCAGCGGCAAGGTGTTCGGGCTCTTCAGCCTCGAGGCCACGTTCATCGGGTTCCTCGGGAGCGCCATCGGAGTGGTGATCGCGATGCTCGCCGGCAGCGTGATCAGCTCGGCACTCTCGACGACGCTGCTCGCCGATCTGCCGGGACTCACGCTCATCGCGTTCGATCCGATCTCGATCGCCGTCGTGATCGTCGTGATCATGGTGATCGCGTTCCTCGCCGGCACCCTCCCCGCCGCTCGCGCGGCGAAGGCCGACCCCGTGGAGTCCCTCCGCTACGAGTGA
- a CDS encoding ABC transporter ATP-binding protein produces MPSPIISVSDVRKSYGRGQNRFDALRGVSFDIAEGESVAIIGKSGSGKSTLMHTLALLDAPTSGTIALEGVDTRTLTGGRLNRTRNRTFGFVFQQFFLTANASVLENVILPMKIAGVGRAERKRRGMAALEQLDLADKAKNKAVNLSGGQKQRAVIARALVNNPRIIFADEPTGNLDSNTGAIVEDILFGLNRENGITLIIVTHDEDLAARCDRRLVIRDGVLVEDSRPNDPDASTTSAPHGRHGSPEVAA; encoded by the coding sequence ATGCCCAGCCCGATCATCTCGGTCTCCGACGTACGGAAGTCGTACGGCCGAGGCCAGAACCGCTTCGATGCGCTCAGGGGGGTGAGTTTCGACATCGCGGAGGGCGAGAGCGTCGCGATCATCGGCAAGTCCGGTTCCGGCAAGTCCACGCTCATGCACACGCTCGCGCTCCTCGATGCCCCCACCTCCGGCACGATCGCGCTCGAAGGCGTCGACACCCGTACGCTCACCGGGGGCCGGCTCAATCGCACGCGCAACCGCACATTCGGCTTCGTGTTCCAGCAGTTCTTCCTCACGGCGAACGCGAGCGTCCTCGAGAACGTCATCCTGCCGATGAAGATCGCCGGCGTCGGCCGGGCCGAGCGGAAGCGTCGAGGGATGGCCGCGCTCGAGCAGCTCGACCTCGCGGACAAGGCGAAGAACAAGGCCGTGAACCTCTCGGGAGGTCAGAAGCAGCGCGCCGTCATCGCTCGGGCGCTCGTGAACAACCCGCGCATCATCTTCGCCGACGAGCCGACGGGGAACCTCGACTCGAACACGGGAGCGATCGTCGAGGACATCCTCTTCGGACTCAACCGCGAGAACGGCATCACACTCATCATCGTCACGCACGACGAGGATCTCGCCGCGCGCTGCGACCGTCGCCTCGTCATCCGCGACGGGGTGCTCGTGGAGGATTCACGACCGAACGATCCGGACGCCTCGACCACGTCGGCGCCTCACGGCCGCCACGGTTCGCCGGAGGTGGCCGCATGA
- a CDS encoding sensor histidine kinase encodes MSASAPAPSRLPGWLGTSQPVTSRLSPGRRLLAAWAGDLFAALLIIAAAFSPFMADRPETVVERAIVIAPAFLLPLRRRWPVPVLALCLVAYGAAAMTGVLAHGVVLASAIAMFGVANRSDRRRTMLVAGVAIAGIVGLSLLAAISSAADPRVVQFAVTIAFSAAAGDATRSRREYIVAITERAERAEQTREAEARRRVSEERLRIARDLHDVVAHQISVISLNAGVASSSLRSRPDRAEESLGTIRSAARTVLGEIGDLLAMLRADGDDAVDRAAPPQGLDGLDGLVSEFATAGLDVRVRVEGTIDELPATVDVVAYRVLQEALTNALKHGAERRAHVLVSAGPAAVEIVVTNPTMPAVPDGDPTAASAGGYGLLGLRERVAAVRGTIDARPAAGGFRLAATLPTTVDDAERPDAAVRPDPAVRPDPIVRPDPIVRPDPTGRPDPEETT; translated from the coding sequence ATGAGCGCATCCGCTCCAGCGCCGTCGCGCCTCCCCGGCTGGCTGGGCACGTCTCAACCGGTGACCAGCCGGCTCTCGCCCGGGCGTCGGCTCCTCGCCGCGTGGGCCGGGGATCTCTTCGCCGCGCTTCTCATCATCGCCGCGGCCTTCTCCCCGTTCATGGCCGACCGGCCGGAGACCGTGGTCGAGCGGGCCATCGTCATCGCGCCGGCGTTCCTCCTCCCCCTCCGCCGCCGCTGGCCGGTCCCCGTGCTCGCGCTGTGCCTCGTCGCCTACGGCGCAGCGGCGATGACGGGGGTCCTCGCCCACGGCGTCGTGCTCGCCTCCGCGATCGCGATGTTCGGGGTCGCGAACCGTTCGGACCGCCGTCGGACGATGCTCGTCGCGGGCGTCGCGATCGCCGGCATCGTGGGGTTGAGCCTGCTCGCCGCGATCAGCAGCGCTGCCGACCCGCGCGTCGTCCAGTTCGCCGTGACGATCGCGTTCTCCGCGGCGGCCGGCGATGCGACGCGATCCCGTCGCGAATACATCGTGGCGATCACGGAGCGCGCCGAGCGCGCGGAGCAGACCCGGGAGGCCGAGGCCCGACGGCGCGTCTCCGAGGAGCGACTGCGGATCGCGCGCGATCTCCACGACGTGGTCGCGCATCAGATCTCCGTGATCAGCCTCAACGCCGGCGTCGCCTCCTCGTCCCTGCGCTCCCGGCCCGATCGCGCGGAGGAGTCGCTCGGCACCATCCGCAGCGCTGCTCGCACCGTGCTCGGCGAGATCGGGGACCTCCTCGCGATGCTCCGCGCCGACGGCGACGACGCCGTCGACCGTGCGGCACCCCCTCAGGGGCTCGACGGCCTCGACGGTCTCGTGTCCGAGTTCGCGACGGCGGGACTCGACGTGCGCGTGCGCGTGGAGGGAACGATCGACGAGCTGCCGGCGACCGTCGACGTGGTCGCCTACCGCGTCCTGCAGGAGGCGCTCACGAACGCTCTCAAGCACGGAGCCGAGCGGCGTGCCCACGTGCTGGTCTCGGCGGGGCCGGCCGCCGTGGAGATCGTCGTCACCAACCCGACGATGCCGGCGGTGCCCGACGGCGATCCGACCGCTGCCTCAGCCGGCGGGTACGGTCTGCTCGGCCTCCGGGAGCGAGTCGCCGCCGTCCGGGGCACGATCGATGCTCGGCCCGCCGCGGGGGGATTCCGCCTCGCCGCGACGCTCCCGACCACGGTCGACGACGCCGAACGCCCCGACGCCGCCGTTCGCCCCGACCCCGCCGTTCGCCCCGACCCCATCGTTCGCCCCGACCCCATCGTTCGCCCCGACCCCACTGGCCGGCCCGATCCGGAGGAGACCACATGA
- a CDS encoding response regulator codes for MTRVLVVDDQSLIRQAVSAILDGVDGVDVVGEAPDGHGAVSLARTLHPDVVLMDIRMPGLDGIAATAAICADPELAETRVLILTTFEEDEYLVQALRAGASGFIGKGAEPDAIVRAVRSVHAGDALLSPAATRSLITRYVLPRADSAPRPLPPELRELTDRESEVLLLVARGRSNQEIADDLVISPHTAKTHVNRIMTKVHAHDRAQLVILAYESGLLEPGGG; via the coding sequence ATGACGCGCGTCCTCGTCGTCGACGACCAGTCGCTCATCCGCCAGGCGGTGTCCGCCATCCTCGACGGGGTCGACGGCGTCGACGTGGTCGGCGAGGCGCCGGACGGCCACGGGGCCGTCTCGCTCGCGCGAACGCTCCACCCCGACGTCGTGCTCATGGACATCCGCATGCCCGGTCTGGACGGCATCGCCGCCACGGCCGCGATCTGCGCGGATCCCGAGCTCGCCGAGACGCGCGTGCTCATCCTCACGACGTTCGAGGAGGACGAGTACCTCGTGCAGGCCCTGCGGGCGGGCGCGAGCGGATTCATCGGGAAGGGGGCCGAGCCCGACGCGATCGTGCGCGCCGTGCGCTCCGTGCACGCGGGGGACGCGCTCCTCTCCCCCGCGGCGACGCGCAGCCTCATCACCCGCTACGTGCTCCCGCGGGCCGACTCGGCGCCGCGCCCCCTGCCGCCGGAACTCCGCGAGCTCACCGATCGCGAGAGCGAGGTACTTCTGCTCGTGGCCCGCGGGCGGTCGAACCAGGAGATCGCGGACGATCTCGTGATCTCGCCCCACACCGCGAAGACCCACGTGAACCGGATCATGACGAAGGTGCACGCGCACGACCGCGCGCAGCTCGTGATCCTGGCCTACGAGAGCGGCCTCCTCGAACCCGGTGGCGGCTGA
- a CDS encoding helix-turn-helix transcriptional regulator — protein MDRAALADFLRRHREVLQPSDAGLPDGARRRTAGLRREEVALLASMSVDYYTRLEQQRGPQPSAPMLTSIARALRLTDDERDYLFRLAGQNPPDRTDPGSHVAAALLRVFDRLQDTPALIISNLGETLVQNRLAVALLGDASVYTGLERSEVYRWFLHPERERLRYPEADRDRHSRAQVAALRAAHGTMGADSRAGALVSALLEHSPEFAELWERHEVARRFEDHKTLVHPEIGAIDVDCQSLFTEDRSQALLVLTAAPHTEAAEKLALLGVVGTQTFASPAS, from the coding sequence ATGGACCGCGCAGCTCTCGCCGACTTCCTCAGACGCCACCGGGAGGTCCTCCAGCCCTCCGACGCCGGGCTGCCGGACGGCGCGCGTCGGCGCACCGCGGGGCTGCGCCGCGAGGAGGTCGCGCTCCTCGCCTCGATGTCCGTCGACTACTACACGCGACTCGAGCAGCAGAGGGGGCCGCAGCCGAGCGCGCCGATGCTCACGTCGATCGCCCGCGCGCTCCGGCTGACGGACGACGAGCGCGACTACCTCTTCCGGCTCGCGGGCCAGAACCCGCCGGATCGCACCGACCCCGGCTCCCACGTGGCCGCCGCGCTCCTGCGCGTCTTCGACCGTCTGCAGGACACCCCGGCGCTCATCATCTCGAACCTCGGCGAGACGCTCGTGCAGAACCGCCTGGCCGTCGCCCTGCTCGGCGACGCCTCGGTGTACACGGGGCTCGAGCGCAGCGAGGTCTACCGCTGGTTCCTCCACCCCGAGCGGGAACGACTGCGTTACCCGGAGGCGGATCGCGACCGTCACAGTCGTGCGCAGGTGGCTGCCCTTCGCGCCGCCCACGGGACGATGGGAGCAGACTCGCGCGCCGGGGCACTCGTGTCCGCGCTGCTCGAGCACTCGCCGGAGTTCGCCGAGCTGTGGGAGCGGCACGAGGTGGCCCGCCGCTTCGAGGACCACAAGACGCTCGTGCACCCCGAGATCGGCGCGATCGACGTGGACTGCCAGTCGCTCTTCACGGAGGACCGCTCGCAAGCGCTCCTCGTGCTCACGGCGGCGCCGCACACGGAGGCTGCGGAGAAGCTCGCGCTCCTCGGCGTCGTCGGCACGCAGACGTTCGCGAGCCCGGCGTCCTGA
- a CDS encoding SDR family oxidoreductase: MQITGHTIFIPGATSGIGLALARAFHAAGNVVIVGGRRTELLERIVAENPGMHAARIDTADPASIAEAAATVIAEHPELDTLITMAGIMRAEDWHSADGFLDTAEEIVTTNVLGPIRLIAAFVEHLQSRPDATIMTVSSGLAFAPLAVTPTYNASKAAIHMLSESIRLQLADTSVRIVELEPPSVRTALMPGQEESEFAMPLDDFVTEVMGIIASSPDATEIQVENVKFLRYGEARGDYPYVVATLNRLDPHGH; the protein is encoded by the coding sequence ATGCAGATCACCGGACACACCATTTTCATCCCCGGCGCCACGAGCGGCATCGGGCTGGCCCTCGCCCGCGCCTTCCACGCCGCGGGCAACGTCGTCATCGTCGGCGGGCGCCGCACCGAGCTGCTCGAGCGAATCGTCGCCGAGAACCCCGGAATGCACGCCGCGCGCATCGACACCGCCGACCCCGCGAGCATCGCGGAGGCCGCCGCGACCGTCATCGCCGAACACCCCGAGCTCGACACCCTCATCACCATGGCCGGCATCATGCGGGCCGAGGACTGGCATTCCGCCGACGGCTTCCTCGACACCGCCGAGGAGATCGTGACGACGAACGTCCTCGGCCCGATCCGCCTCATCGCGGCCTTCGTCGAGCACCTCCAGAGCCGCCCGGATGCGACCATCATGACCGTCTCCTCCGGCCTCGCGTTCGCGCCCCTCGCCGTGACACCCACCTACAACGCGAGCAAGGCGGCGATCCACATGCTGAGCGAGTCGATCCGCCTCCAGCTCGCGGACACGTCCGTGCGGATCGTCGAGCTCGAACCGCCGTCCGTGCGGACGGCGCTCATGCCCGGTCAGGAGGAGAGCGAGTTCGCGATGCCGCTCGACGACTTCGTGACCGAGGTCATGGGGATCATCGCGTCGTCGCCCGACGCGACGGAGATCCAGGTGGAGAACGTGAAGTTCCTGCGATACGGAGAGGCGCGCGGCGACTATCCCTACGTCGTCGCGACGCTCAATCGGCTCGACCCGCACGGGCACTGA